Below is a window of Halalkalicoccus subterraneus DNA.
CGGAACATGGGGGAGAGACGTACGACATCAAACGAGGCAATCGTGTCACGTTATACGAGAACGAACGTGAACTTCGAAAGCATACCCCTGAGGACGCAATGGTCGTCGAGAATCAGGCGATCTCATCATACACGACCCGGATGGTCAATCAGTCGTTTACAGATGCTCGCGTCGTCGTTCTGAGCAACGTTCGAGAGGACCATCTTTCGACGCTTGGTAGTGACCGCTATCAGGTTGCTCGAGGACTCGTCCGTGCGATTCCAGCAGGAACGCATGTCGTAAATGCTGAACGGGATCTACATCTCCGATCGTATCTTGAAGAAGAAATCCATCGGCGTGGAGCGACCGTTTCGCATGTCACTGTCCCTGAAGAATACGAATCCATTCCGGGAATCGAATCGATTTATGCACTGAATCACGTGCTTGCGGCGATCGGTGAAGCGCCCCTCACAGAGGATTCATTGGAAGCATATCGTGATGAGATGCGTGTCGAATGGACGGACCTTCCAAACGGGAAAGTGTACAATGCTGCAGAGGTCAATGACGTGCAGTCGACCGAGATGGTCCGTCAGGCTCTCCTGGGTGAAAACGAGGCTACAGAGGAAACACCTGTTACACCGTTTCTCTACTTGCGGGGTGATAGACGTGGAAGGACGGTTTCGTTCTTGCACTATCTCAACGAGCTCTACGAGGAGAACGAGCGTGCATTCGAGACGGTGCATGTTGGTGGCGAGACGACTGAGGTATTCAAACGAAAAGCCCAGTTCCCGGTTGAGATCCACAATACCGATGTTGAGAGTGCTGGAGAAGTATTGGATGCGCTGCTTGAGACTGGATATCCCGCATTTCTGATGGGCAATACAGTCGCGGAATTCATGCGCGAGTTCGAAACTGAGATCGACCGTCGCGAGAGTATTACCCAACTCGATGTTCAGTCCCAACAGACGGTTGGAGATACGGCCACCACTATCACTGATGGTGGGTATCCTAGAGAGGAGCTTCCGGGACCTCCAGTACCATCTCCCCAAGCCGAGAACAAATCTGATCCCGACGGAGAGTGATGGTATCTACCCTCGGAAGGACCACCGTCTCGGAGACGGTCCGTGAGAGATCGGCATATATCCCCCCAATAAGGGGTTGTCTCCGGTAACAGTGAGTGGGTGCGATCTGAGAGGGATTCCGCCCCCTCACTAGCCCGTTTTACGCAGAGAGGGTGCTGTGCGATGGGGCTCTCTTGAAGACGGGATCGAATCGAGCGAGCAAACGAAACAGTCACATAACGCATATAATGGCAAAAGATACGACCAATTCAAAGCAGTCACGACGCGGATTCCTCGGGGGGTTAGTTGCAACACCCGTTTTACTGGGTGGGGCAGTCAATGCCTACGAATCCTCCGCTCGTGACGAATCAGTACAGTCAGTCAACTCTCGAGCGATCGATCGATCGGGTAGTCAGACAAGCGCGACACTTGGCTATCCGATTGATGACGAACAGTTCAATACAGAGACGTTCACATACGTCTCCGCTGATAGCGACCTGCTCGGTGAGGTCGGTCGAACGATTGGTGAACAAATCCGCCTTCGACGTACCGACGAGGACACGAAAAACGAGTACGCCGTCTATACGGTGCGTGAAGAGAAAAACGAAGGCGAGCAACTTGTTCGATCGAACGATGCCGGACGTGCCCGGCTCGACATCGCAAATACCTCGTGGGTCCAGACGGGTGATCGTCGGTTGTTCTGCCCGCGTCCACAGCAAGATGCACCGATCAACGACGAGGACGAGACGGCCATCGAAGTCGATCCGATGGTCGTCCATCCTGAGCTCGACGAGAGTGAGGCACGCGAGCAAAACGAATATATCGAATTCGGTGATCAAGCCGGTTCGAATGCGATCATCCTTGCACCACACGGTGGAGACGTTCAACCTGAGACGGATCGTCAGGCCGAACACGTCTCGAGTCTCCTTGGTGAGGGCGTCTCCCTATGGGGGACCAAGGGCTATCGAAAGGGTGGCGGTGCATTCATCCGCTGGTACGTGCCGTCCTACAACATGTCGTATACCTCGTACCCGTTCCTTGCCGAGATGGCAGAGACGGAGTACGAATACGCTGTCGCGTTCCATGGAACCTGTACCCAGAACGTCCAAATCGGTGGACAGGCACCGGAAAGCTTCCGGGTAGAAATCCGCGACGCAATAAACAGCGTTCTCGAAGAAAAGGATGCACAGCAGCGTGCAGTCCTTGGAACCGGAGAGCATCGTGTTGATGGCGATAATACGCTCGCCAACCGTCTTGCAACTCGGTGTGGCGTCTGGATTGGCCAGGACGAAACAACGCGTGCGGAACACGGTGAGGAAGTTGCTACGGCAGTTGCGGATGTCCTTGACTCGCGTGTCTGAGGACAAGATCTTCCTCCACTCGGTACTCGAACGGAGTTAGTTTCACTCCGTTTTTTATTCGCTGCTTGAATCCGGATTGCTCGTTTCTTCGGCAAGTGGCGACCAACTGATTTCCTGATTAGATTCGACCGAGGGCTGATTGGCCTTGAGGTCAGCTGTTATTTCTCCGTCCAGATAGAGGTGATCGTACTGATGGCCACCGGAAATAGAAGGGTCAGCCCACTCAATCAGTCGAATATCGTCGAGGAGGACTTCACGAACGCCGCCTTCTTCCGGTGGCTCCAAGAAGAAGAACATATCAATGAATTCGGCGTTTGTTGGCGGATCGAGATGCCAGACGAGTCGGTGCCACTCTCCAGTGCTCGAATCCGGTTCGAGTGATTCAGTTGTAAAGGAATTACCCCGGCTCTCACCATACCAGGAAACGAGAATTTCGAAGTTCGCGTTCTCGGAATACTGATAGAGTAGATTGAGTGTATACCCCTGTTCATTCTCCAGAACCGGGAGGCGGTATCGGGGAGACAAGAGTGCTCGATCCTCATTACCCTCATGACGAGTTAACCGGGCACCAGCATGGCCGTTGTGACCGGTATTTGGCGTTATTGTGGGGTCTGATTCCCGCCCATAACGCCACAGGGGACCTTCAAAACGTTGTCCGTCGATAGTTGTGTCCTCAAAATCACCCGTAAGAAGGCGATCACGACCGAGTTGAGCGTCTCCACTCGATATTGACATTTCTTCGATCCAACCCTGCTCCTGAGTATAGATTGCTTCGGTCCCCTCGAACGACCGCTGTTCCTGGTTAGTACTGGGAGTCTCGTCAGAGACGTGGGCTGGACCTGTCGTCCATAGTTGATGCTCGGATAGACCTACAGTGTCTGGAGAATGACCGGCGGTAGTTTGGAGAACGTGATCTCGCGGACGTCCGATAATACCTTTCGGGAGATAGCCCTCCAGAAGGAGGGGTTCGATCGATGTCTCGACGACACCATCTGCAGTCACGTGAGCAGTAAAGACATAGGAGTCAAGCGTTTCCCAGAGTTCTTGATCAAAGACGAAGTTACCTACGCTCCATGCGATTGTCCCATCCTCATATGGTTCGATTCCACCGGTTACGTGAGGATGGTGATTAACGACTAAATCAGCGCCAGCCTCAATTGCTTCTTCGCTTAGTGTTCGGATTCGCTCATCGGGATCGCGTACATACTCATCGCCACCGTGGATCTGGACAACGACGGCATCAGCGTTCTCCGTTGCTTGTTGAACGGCTGTTTGAAGACGATCGGTCGTTGGCTCTGCAACACCAACCGAAGCAGGAATTGTCCGTTGTTCACCGTTGTGTTCGAAACGGTGTCGACTCTTCTCACTCTGGTCAGCCGACCAATCGATGTCAACGCTCTCACCAACGATCGTTGTGCAAGAAATATAGGCGACTGTTAGTCCATTCTCTTCGATGTAGGCCGGCTCCCATGCCTCGTCACTAGAGAATCCCGCACCGGAATAGGCAATGTCGTGCTCATCAAGCGAATCGATTGTATCTTCTAATCCGATATCAAGGGCGTCAAAAACGTGGTTATTGCCGAGTGCAGTGTATTCGACACCCGCTTCAGCAAGTACTTGGGCTGCAACGGGATGACTGACGTACGAGAATGTCTTCTCAGGATGACGAAGGTCAGTAGTCGTGAGCGGTGTCTCGAGATTGATCGAGGTAATATCGCCTGCTGCCAAAAAGGGTTGGATCCCCTGCAGTATTTCACGGTGGTCTTCAAGCCGTGTTTCAGGGTTAATCTGATAGCGAGGGGAGAGTGAATCGTGGTTTGGCTCGTAGAATCGCCGCCCAAACATCACATCGCCGGCGAATTGGAGCGAGACTGCTCCTTCTCGTTCAGTCACTGTCTGGGTAACTGTCTCTCCAGGACCGACAGCCTGCATTTCAGTTAGATACTCCTCGTGCTCAATTCGGAGCCACACTGGTCGCCGAAGGTCAATCGAGAAAGATCCATCTTGATCGGTCGTCGTGTCTGCAATAGTGGTATCCCCCTCCCGAATTGCTGTAATGGTTGCGTCGGTAATCGGATCGCCGCCTTGTGTGATAACGGTACCACTTACCGGATTTGAATCCGGGAGTGACTCCTCGGAGTCAGCACCTCTATCGGTTAATCCAAGATCTGATACGCAGCCTGCTGTGCTAGCGAAAAGACCAGTCCCTAGTCCCCCCAAAACAGCCCTCCGATTAAACCCACTACCCATAGCGCTAATCTGGAGAAGGAAATTCAAGACAGTTCGCTTCTATGATCTCTTTGCTAGTGATTCTGTAGTTGAGTGTCGAATAGACCCAATCAGACGGCCTCCGTTCGTCTCATGTACTGCGTTATATTATAACTAGGATATCAAATGATAAAGGAGTGAGTTTAGTGGCTACAAACCTACGTTCTTCTTATATTTAGTAAATTCTAGTATTTCTGTTTCTTGGTAAAGCATATGTGTGGTTAGCGTAAATTCACTACCAATGAAATGGTTGCAGGAGTGGTTACCCTCTGTTTCGTTTGAAAATGTACGCGCGCGGAATTTCGAACGCTGTGTAGAGCAAGGGGCAGGAACACGGATTATCGATCGAAAATCAACTGCCACTGGACAACGGGTAACAGTCCGCCTTGCCCCGGATTCGTCGATCAATCAAGATCTCCTGCAACTCATCAACACATCGAGTGTCGAGATGACCGGTATCTCTACTGAAGAGGGCTCAACCTATCTTAAGGTTGAGATAGACTAACTATCTAATCACACCGTGGTGTGATATGGTTCCGAAAATAGAATCGACGAAACCGTTTTTCCTCCCTCTACTACTCCTATAACGGGAGGAGGCTGCTCGGAGTTGGAACTAGGACGGGACGGCTTGCCCGGGGTAGTTGTCGTCAGCTATGCGCCTTATTGTTGTCCCGTTGTCAGGACATCACGCCTCCTGCGGGGGGTTGCTCAATATCCTGGTCACAACGATCGTGATAGCGGTCGGCCGCTTCTTCGTCGACCACGACGAGCTTCTTCCCGCGACGCTTGGTTTGCTCAACGTCGTCTTTCCCCAGCTTCTCGAGGAAGTTCATGACACGGGCCACAGTTTGCGTGTGAGGCTTCGATCCTTCGGCGGCAGTGATGACCTTCGCGATCGTCTGGCTATCGAGCACGAGTCCAGCAGGCGCCTTCTCAGCGTAATCCGTCACGTCCCGTGCGATAAAGCGAGCGCGTTTCTGGTTGGTCGTGAGCTCGCGATCGGTGACGTGCTCGGGAAGCGTACAGATGCGTTCTAACGGTGTCTCGGTGGTCGTGGTCTGGGAGTCGGTCTCCTCGACGTCGACGGTAGTGGTCGCGTCGGGCGTTTCCTGGAGCGTTGTCTCTAACTCTTTGGTCTGGTCTTCGACGTCGGTGATCCGGCCGCGAACGTCCGCGAACTCCGAACCGGCAAAGCGCTTGTACTCGGTGAGCTCTGCTTCAAGCTCCTCGATCCGGTCGTCCTTGCGTTCGAGTTGGCCCTCGAGTTCTGCAACGCGATCAGTGAGCGCCTCGAGCTGTTCACAGACCGACGCAAGCGTTGACTCTTCGGTCTCGGTCGCGGGCTGGTCGGTGGCGGTACTGTCGGTACTCGTGGATGTGGGTTCAGTCATCGGAAACGTGGTGTGTCGCGGGTGAGACGATCGGGCCCGTCTCATGGCTAACAAGCGATTCGACGGCGTAGCTGCGTGGCGTCACTACACTCAAGGTATGGGGTGTTACAGGCGGGGCTCTCGATGGGCGTGCAGCGCTGGCGCTGTGCGAAAGCCCGCCCATTGCTGGTACGGGTTACTCCTGGCGCTGGTGGAGCTGGGTGCGAACGCCCGTGCGTGTGGCCGGACTCGTGGCGCGTTGGGTCTGGGTGTCCGTGTCGGTGATCGCCGGATCGCCGTCGGGGTCGGTCTGCTCGGCGGCGTCGGTCGGATCACCCGTACAGGCCCGGACGTGTTGGGGCCAGGCGCTCATCCCAACCGGCACGTTACAGTGGGGACAGGGCTTGGTGGCCTGTTCGCCCTGGCGGGCGATCTGGCAGTTCTCGCACTTGCGGGCCGTGCTCGCCTCGGCTTGGGCGAGTGGAACTGGCGTGTACTGGGCGTTCGTCTCACAATTACACAGCGGCTGGCCCTCGCCGTCGTCGATATGATAGACCGCGCTTGCGGGGTTCTGCGTGTGGGTGTCTCGAAGGAGTGCCGTCGGGGGGTCTTCGTCGTGGGTTTCGGCACTGCCCTGGCTCGGGGCGCTTGCATCGAGTGTCGTGATTTCGCCGAGTGTCTGGAACTCACTTTGGGTGCGAACGTCCAGCGTTCGGGTGAGTTGAGACTGGAGGAGGTGTTCGCTTAGTCCCAGGGTTGGGTTGGTGAGTTCCTCGGGGGTGCACTCGCGACAGTAGCAGCGTTCGATGGCGAACGTGGGGGCGTCTTCTTGTCGGGCGGCGTAGATCGTGACCTGTTCGCCTTCACGCAGGGTTCGGCTGCAGGCGGTGCACTCGGGGTTGGTTTTCGAGAGTCGCGCGCCGGCGAACAGTTGGGTACTGTCGGTGGGGATTTCGGTCAGCATCGGTCGGCCACCTCACAGTCCGCGGCGTGGAAGGCCTCGCGGTGGAGGTCCTGCTCGCGAATGGATTCTCGGTCGCAAGACTCGCAGCGCCAGTAGGTGGTGGCGTTCGCGACCGTTGGGGGTTCGCGGTGGGGACCGGTGATTCGGTTCGCTTGTTCGGAGGCGATACTGTTTTCTGGGGTAGAGTTGCTAGTGCTCATTGCTGGTTCTCCAGCACGAGAGGTCGGTGGCATCAACACCGGCCTCAGAGACCTTCTGAGGCAGCTCGTGCTCAATCAAATATACTGGCTGTAGCC
It encodes the following:
- a CDS encoding Mur ligase family protein; its protein translation is MASRNLNQSESTTEPLRQRIVNLIETITTSCTRGRHHQSRLDEIDPKIVVSGTRGKSSLTQWLYEILQSRDYNTFAKITGNRPVTEHGGETYDIKRGNRVTLYENERELRKHTPEDAMVVENQAISSYTTRMVNQSFTDARVVVLSNVREDHLSTLGSDRYQVARGLVRAIPAGTHVVNAERDLHLRSYLEEEIHRRGATVSHVTVPEEYESIPGIESIYALNHVLAAIGEAPLTEDSLEAYRDEMRVEWTDLPNGKVYNAAEVNDVQSTEMVRQALLGENEATEETPVTPFLYLRGDRRGRTVSFLHYLNELYEENERAFETVHVGGETTEVFKRKAQFPVEIHNTDVESAGEVLDALLETGYPAFLMGNTVAEFMREFETEIDRRESITQLDVQSQQTVGDTATTITDGGYPREELPGPPVPSPQAENKSDPDGE
- a CDS encoding poly-gamma-glutamate hydrolase family protein — encoded protein: MREEKNEGEQLVRSNDAGRARLDIANTSWVQTGDRRLFCPRPQQDAPINDEDETAIEVDPMVVHPELDESEAREQNEYIEFGDQAGSNAIILAPHGGDVQPETDRQAEHVSSLLGEGVSLWGTKGYRKGGGAFIRWYVPSYNMSYTSYPFLAEMAETEYEYAVAFHGTCTQNVQIGGQAPESFRVEIRDAINSVLEEKDAQQRAVLGTGEHRVDGDNTLANRLATRCGVWIGQDETTRAEHGEEVATAVADVLDSRV
- a CDS encoding CapA family protein; translated protein: MGSGFNRRAVLGGLGTGLFASTAGCVSDLGLTDRGADSEESLPDSNPVSGTVITQGGDPITDATITAIREGDTTIADTTTDQDGSFSIDLRRPVWLRIEHEEYLTEMQAVGPGETVTQTVTEREGAVSLQFAGDVMFGRRFYEPNHDSLSPRYQINPETRLEDHREILQGIQPFLAAGDITSINLETPLTTTDLRHPEKTFSYVSHPVAAQVLAEAGVEYTALGNNHVFDALDIGLEDTIDSLDEHDIAYSGAGFSSDEAWEPAYIEENGLTVAYISCTTIVGESVDIDWSADQSEKSRHRFEHNGEQRTIPASVGVAEPTTDRLQTAVQQATENADAVVVQIHGGDEYVRDPDERIRTLSEEAIEAGADLVVNHHPHVTGGIEPYEDGTIAWSVGNFVFDQELWETLDSYVFTAHVTADGVVETSIEPLLLEGYLPKGIIGRPRDHVLQTTAGHSPDTVGLSEHQLWTTGPAHVSDETPSTNQEQRSFEGTEAIYTQEQGWIEEMSISSGDAQLGRDRLLTGDFEDTTIDGQRFEGPLWRYGRESDPTITPNTGHNGHAGARLTRHEGNEDRALLSPRYRLPVLENEQGYTLNLLYQYSENANFEILVSWYGESRGNSFTTESLEPDSSTGEWHRLVWHLDPPTNAEFIDMFFFLEPPEEGGVREVLLDDIRLIEWADPSISGGHQYDHLYLDGEITADLKANQPSVESNQEISWSPLAEETSNPDSSSE